The following proteins are co-located in the Solanum pennellii chromosome 8, SPENNV200 genome:
- the LOC107028105 gene encoding pollen receptor-like kinase 4, producing MASSARNRRCLLLFCLLTTMMITSSYSQESEPALLIKFKSSLKNATSSSSLGNWNSSVPLCTGNDSNWNGLLCLNGQFYGLRLESMGLSGNLDVDTLSRLTNLLTMSIMNNNFEGPLPNVKKIGGRLRGLFLSNNRFSGELPDDAFAGMKSIRRILMANNEFTGKIPTSLLGIPKLVELQIQNNKFNGTIPAFNQQDFQINAANNRLEGPIPSQLSIQSASSFAGNLELCGKPMAACATSKKKKKIPIVAIILASIGGLIILAIILFALFLVHKQRKKPTQYEKSSVKNLNKKPSVLGEEKYTKSSRRHHHHHDKAGKLYFVRRDREKFDLEDLLRAPAEVLGSGSFGSSYKADVPIGKPIVVRRFRQMSNMGKEDFHEHMRSLGKLSHPNVLPLVAFYYRREEKLLVTDFVDNGSLASHLHGKRNFNQPSLDWPSRLKIIKGVTRGLAYLYKELPTLTLPHGHLKSSNVLLDYKFEPLVADYALVPVINKDHAKQFMVAYKSPEYMQNERLTRKTDVWSLGILILELLTGRFPANYLKQGKGANADLAMWVNSVVREEWTGEVFDKDMNTTKHNCEGEMLKLLKIGMCCCEMDVAKRCDLMEALHKIEELKESDEEDYSSNSYNYASDKGEMYSSKAITDDDFSFSRNA from the exons ATGGCTTCTTCAGCAAGGAACCGTCGGTGCTTGTTGTTGTTTTGTCTcctgacgacgatgatgataaCTTCATCTTACAGTCAAGAGTCTGAACCAGCACTActcataaaattcaaatcatCGCTCAAAAATGCCACGTCATCATCCTCACTCGGAAACTGGAATTCATCGGTGCCGCTTTGCACCGGCAACGATTCAAATTGGAACGGATTGCTTTGCTTAAACGGACAATTCTACGGTCTCCGTCTCGAATCGATGGGATTATCGGGAAATCTCGATGTCGATACGCTTTCTCGGTTGACTAATTTGCTCACTATGagtataatgaataataattttgaaggTCCGTTACCGAACGTGAAGAAAATCGGAGGACGATTGAGAGGTTTGTTTTTGTCGAACAATCGATTTTCCGGTGAGTTGCCGGACGATGCTTTCGCCGGGATGAAGTCGATAAGGAGGATTTTAATGGCGAATAATGAGTTTACGGGGAAGATTCCGACGTCGTTATTGGGAATTCCGAAGCTTGTTGAGCTGCAGATacaaaataacaaattcaatGGAACAATACCGGCGTTTAATCAACAGGATTTTCAAATAAATGCTGCAAATAATAGACTTGAAGGTCCAATACCATCTCAGCTTAGCATCCAAAGTGCAAGCTCGTTTGCAG GAAATTTGGAGCTATGTGGTAAGCCAATGGCAGCATGTGCAacatcaaagaagaaaaagaaaatcccAATAGTGGCCATAATCCTTGCATCCATAGGAGGATTAATCATACTAGCCATTATATTATTTGCTCTTTTCCTTGTCCATAAACAAAGGAAAAAACCAACTCAATATGAAAAATCATCAGTAAAAAATCTGAACAAAAAACCCTCAGTACTTGGAGAAGAGAAGTACACGAAAAGtagtcgtcgtcatcatcatcatcatgacAAGGCTGGTAAATTATACTTTGTAAGAAGGGATAGAGAAAAGTTTGATTTAGAAGATCTTCTTAGAGCACCAGCTGAAGTATTGGGAAGTGGAAGTTTTGGTTCTTCTTATAAAGCTGATGTTCCTATTGGAAAACCAATTGTTGTGAGGAGATTTAGACAAATGAGTAATATGGGCAAAGAAGATTTTCATGAACATATGAGAAGCCTTGGCAAGTTATCACATCCTAATGTACTTCCTCTTGTGGCTTTCTATTATAGGAGGGAAGAAAAGCTTTTGGTTACTGATTTTGTTGATAATGGAAGCTTGGCAAGTCATTTACATG GCAAAAGAAATTTTAACCAACCAAGTCTTGATTGGCCAAGTCGTTTGAAAATCATAAAAGGAGTTACAAGAGGATTGGCTTATCTTTACAAGGAACTTCCAACACTAACACTCCCTCATGGACATCTTAAATCCTCAAATGTTCTACTAGACTACAAATTCGAGCCACTTGTAGCAGACTATGCCCTTGTGCCAGTAATCAACAAAGACCATGCCAAACAGTTCATGGTGGCTTACAAATCACCAGAATACATGCAAAATGAACGTCTCACAAGAAAAACTGATGTATGGAGCCTTGGCATCCTCATCCTTGAGCTACTAACCGGCAG GTTTCCAGCTAATTATCTAAAGCAAGGCAAAGGTGCAAATGCAGACTTAGCAATGTGGGTGAATTCAGTAGTAAGAGAAGAATGGACAGGTGAGGTTTTTGATAAAGACATGAACACAACAAAACATAATTGTGAAGGTGAAATGCTTAAGCTATTGAAAATTGGAATGTGTTGTTGTGAAATGGATGTTGCAAAGAGATGTGATTTAATGGAAGCTTTACACAAAATTGAAGAATTGAAAGAAAGTGATGAAGAAGATTATTCTTCTAATTCTTATAATTATGCAAGTGATAAAGGAGAAATGTATTCTTCTAAAGCCATCACTGATgatgatttttccttttctagaaATGCTtaa
- the LOC107026697 gene encoding U-box domain-containing protein 52-like, with translation MWAPPTAMNHGGPPLNKLIAVAIDKDRGSQVALKWAVDNLLARGQTIILIHVKVKASGTPFSQSGNRINQDGSNDGSGMTELDPQLKELFLPFRVFCTRKDIQCHDVVLEDADVVKAIVEYINRTAIEVLILGAAAKGGLLRFKLKDIPGNVLKGVPDFCTVYVISKSGKISSTRSAARLAPFVHPLRHQFTQNGNVKSNSFEDFNVPPRGSISGIPKPVSDMPMSNLHSDTFNMKSPFTHRKGPNGKPYEISQPDTDISFVSSGRPSIDNMFPSFADSFDSGTTPPRLSGFSDYEGQSFEPMPMGRRSLDIMPSEMSFLSMEGDRPSFSSTPDDVAAEMRRLKLELKQTMEMYSTACKEALTAQQKATELQRWKAEEQRRIEEARFAEEAALALAEKEKAKSRAALEHAEAAQRLAELESQKRINAEMKALKEAEERNKVLNKLSNSDVRYRRYSIEEIESATNYFAESNKIGEGGYGPVYKCYMDHTHVAVKVLRPDAAHGRQQFQQEVEVLSCIRHPNMVLLLGACPEYGCLIYEFMSNGSLEDRLFQKGNSPALSWQHRFRIAAEIGAGLLFLHQSKPEPIVHRDLKPANILLDRNFVSKISDVGLARLVPPSVADTVTQYRMTSTAGTFCYIDPEYQQTGMLGIKSDVYSLGIIFLQILTAKPPMGLTHHVERAIDKGTFNDMLDSSVPDWPRDDALSLAKLSLKCSELRRKDRPDLSKVIMPELERLRTLGEENPCQTGFYSSSHSTNPSQASFSQASQHE, from the exons ATGTGGGCTCCACCAACAGCAATGAATCATGGGGGACCTCCATTGAATAAATTGATAGCTGTGGCCATAGACAAAGATAGAGGAAGCCAAGTTGCTCTAAAATGGGCTGTTGATAATCTTTTAGCCAGGGGACAGACTATTATTTTGATCCATGTCAAAGTTAAAGCATCCGGCACGCCTTTTTCTCAATCAGGGAACA GGATAAACCAGGATGGTAGCAATGATGGATCAGGAATGACTGAATTGGATCCACAGTTGAAGGAACTCTTTCTTCCTTTCCGAGTATTTTGTACACGTAAAGAT ATTCAGTGTCATGATGTTGTGCTAGAGGATGCCGATGTGGTCAAAGCAATCGTTGAATATATTAATCGAACAGCTATAGAAGTACTAATTCTTGGTGCAGCAGCAAAAGGCGGCCTTCTCAG ATTTAAACTCAAAGATATTCCTGGAAATGTGTTAAAAGGTGTTCCTGATTTCTGCACTGTGTATGTCATCTCGAAATCTGGAAAGATTTCATCAACACGATCTGCTGCTCGTCTCGCACCATTTGTCCACCCACTACGTCACCAGTTCACGCAGAATGGCAACGTCAAATCTAATTCATTTGAAGATTTTAATGTCCCTCCCAGAG GTTCTATATCTGGGATTCCAAAGCCTGTATCTGATATGCCCATGTCCAACCTTCATAGTGATACATTCAACATGAA GTCCCCTTTCACTCATAGGAAAGGCCCAAATGGCAAACCATATGAGATTTCTCAGCCAGATACTGACATATCCTTTGTCAGTTCTGGTAGGCCAAGTATTGACAATATGTTTCCTTCATTTGCTGATTCCTTTGATAGCGGAACAACCCCACCCCGGCTATCAGGTTTCTCTGATTATGAGGGGCAAAGTTTTGAACCCATGCCCATGGGGCGCAGATCGTTGGACATAATGCCATCAGAGATGTCATTTCTTTCAATGGAGGGTGATAGACCATCATTCTCCTCGACACCG GATGACGTAGCAGCAGAAATGAGAAGGCTGAAGCTGGAACTCAAGCAAACAATGGAAATGTATAGTACAGCATGCAAAGAAGCACTCACAGCACAACAAAAG GCGACAGAACTCCAGCGTTGGAAAGcagaagaacaaagaagaatAGAAGAGGCAAGATTTGCAGAAGAAGCTGCATTAGCACTTGCAGAGAAGGAGAAGGCAAAATCTCGAGCAGCCCTTGAGCATGCAGAGGCAGCTCAGAGGCTTGCAGAACTAGAATCTCAGAAGAGAATTAATGCAGAAATGAAAGCTCTAAAAGAAGCAGAAGAGAGGAATAAAGTACTAAATAAACTTTCAAATTCAGATGTAAGGTATAGAAGGTATTCGATAGAGGAGATCGAATCTGCAACGAACTACTTTGCTGAATCTAATAAAATTGGAGAAGGAGGTTATGGACCAGTGTACAAGTGTTACATGGACCACACACATGTTGCAGTTAAGGTCCTTCGCCCCGATGCAGCTCATGGAAGACAACAGTTTCAACAAGAG GTTGAAGTATTGAGCTGCATACGGCATCCTAATATGGTGCTTCTTCTTGGAGCATGTCCCGAGTATGGTTGCTTAATATATGAGTTTATGTCCAACGGAAGCTTAGAAGACCGTCTATTCCAGAAAGGAAATTCACCAGCACTCTCTTGGCAGCATAGATTTAGAATTGCTGCTGAAATAGGTGCTGGTCTTCTTTTCTTACACCAAAGCAAACCAGAACCAATAGTGCACCGTGATCTAAAACCAGCAAATATTCTACTAGATCGAAACTTTGTGAGTAAGATTAGTGATGTTGGTTTGGCTCGGCTTGTCCCTCCATCAGTGGCAGATACTGTAACTCAGTATCGAATGACATCAACTGCTGGAACTTTCTGCTATATAGACCCCGAATATCAGCAAACGGGGATGCTTGGTATAAAATCTGATGTCTACTCTTTAGGTATCATATTCTTGCAGATACTAACAGCAAAACCACCTATGGGTTTAACTCACCATGTTGAGAGGGCAATCGATAAAGGTACATTCAACGATATGCTTGATTCATCCGTTCCTGATTGGCCCCGTGATGATGCTTTAAGCCTAGCTAAGTTATCATTGAAATGTTCTGAGCTAAGAAGGAAAGATAGACCAGATCTAAGCAAGGTTATTATGCCGGAATTAGAGAGATTGAGAACACTTGGTGAAGAAAATCCATGCCAAACAGGCTTCTATAGTTCAAGCCACTCAACAAATCCGAGTCAAGCTTCCTTCTCCCAAGCAAGTCAACACGAATAG